Below is a genomic region from Hevea brasiliensis isolate MT/VB/25A 57/8 chromosome 3, ASM3005281v1, whole genome shotgun sequence.
GCTGCAAATGATGAAATTCCATTTAGTTATATAGAAGCAACTGGTAGAGGACCATCAAAATGGGGTGAACTTGACCCAAAATGGCGAGCTTGTGGTGATGGAAGATTACAATCTCCAATAGACATTGTGGATGTAAATGTGCATGTCTTCCCAAAGCTAGGAGAACTACAAAGGGATTATAAACCAGCTAATGCTACCATTATGAGCAGGGGAAGAGACATTATTGTATAGTATTAACCCATCGATTACTTTGCATTCATTAGttttccatatataattagtgttAAAATGATGTTCTATCAGGTGCAATGGAAGGGCTATGCAGGAAATATTAACATCAATGGGACTATTTACAGTCTGCAACATTGCCATTGGCATACACCCTCTGAGCATACATTCAATGGTACAAGGTAAGTAGATATGCTTTCTTCCATTTTTGAATGAAAATGCTTTCGTTAGAATTATACCGATTGATGATCATGATATATTTGATATGCATGAATTTTATCATGATCAACGGTTGAAATACATTTGTTGCACATAAAATGATTTGCTTTCTCCATCAACAATGCTGTTTATTTGTTTTTGTTTCTTTATATAGAGACACTAGTGTTAGTCCATAAATATTGCATGTCCTCATTGGTTTTATTGTTGTTTTGTGTCACAAGGTACGATTTGGAACTTCACATAGTTCATGCAAACCTACTTGGGCAGATAACAGTTGTTGGGATTCTTTACCAATATGGCAAACCTGATTCCTTTCTTTCAAAAGTATTGTTTTTTTATTATCtttccactttttttttttttgtttcttttacatTGATGAAGCAAAGCTAGATCTTATTAGATATTAAATTTTATGGTAGCATTTAGTGTTTTAACCATAGTTAAAATATTATATCTTTTATTGATATAATTTAAGCTGTTAGTAGAAGCGCAACTCTAATATTTTATAGTGTAGTAGCCCAAGCGTCATGAACCGAAGGGATTTGAGCAGAATGCTGACCTACTGAGTTATCCCCACTCAGTGCCAACAATCCTTCCAGCACCTGTCGGGGATTCGAACTCATGACCTTTGCTTTAATACTAATTGTAAGATCGAACGCTTATTAACGTGCCAAAAACTTAAACTATTAGCATAAGCACAACTCTAATCCCTTATAGTATAGCAGTTTAAGCACCATTGACCGAAAGAATCTGGATAGAATGTTGGTCTACTGAGCTATCCCTACTCAGTGCCATGGTTTTTAGTTCTAGTGTTTATAGATTAAGGAAGTATCATGAAAAATTATCTCTTCTAACTTTTTAGAAATTGAGGGAGCATTTTAACTAGGGTTAATAAGATAATAtcactatttttacatttaattgTTAATCCAATAGCTATTTTTATCGAATACGTATattttaaatcactatataaacagCTAACTACTAACAGTTAATATTTAACAGCTAACCATTTATAAAATAGCTGACAATTACTAAAATAGCTAATAACTATTAGAACAACTAATGTTACCGAGTCGAATATTAATAATATGCTAAAAAACTAATAATATGTGGGAATCAACACTCTTTTCTCTCAACCTTATAGTCCACATTTTACAATATTAGAAAAAAAAGTATTTTAAGGGACTGAAgggtttataatataataatttaaggattaaatttcaatatattttaaaactttaggatcaaattaattataatatagtcTAAATATCATAGAATATAATTTAGtggaaaaaaaatcaattttataataaaaactaAAGTCTTGAGTTACACTTCTTAGAGATATTAAAAATCCCAcatctaaaaaatatatatataaaaaaaattaaggtttAATGATATTTTAGAACTTCTAACATTAACATTTATGCTTTAAAGATTGGATTTATTTTCCTGTATCAAAATTGACTTTATATTTACATTGCCCTCGCATCTCTGCCCATTTAACGCTAAGTTTTAAATTTGTTACCGTCACGTGAGTCTTGACTTTATATTATTTCAATGCGCTAGCGTTCACTCaattaatgacacatttttcacacTACCTTCTAATTTGTAGGTTTTAACTTctattatttttcaatttctaCTGGCAGTTGCTCCTCTTTATAAAGTCAGTAACAAAACAAGAGAAGGATTTGGGAATTATCAATCCTAGAGAAATAGTATTTGGGAGCAGAAAGTATTACAGATATAATGGTTCTCTTTCTGTTCCTCCTTGCACTGAGGGTGTTCTTTGGACAGTCATCAAGAAGGTATTTGATTACAAACAGATATATCATATACccatttgtttaattttttttaattgtttaatcataaatccatttaaaattttaatgtatTGATATGCTAGGTGAGGACAGTTTCAGTGAAGCAACTGCAAGCTCTGAAGGATGTTGTTGATGATGTGAGTTTTATATTTATTGTAGCTATAGACAAATTAAATTAAGCTGTCTGTTTCGTGAAAAAATATTcttttaattaaagaaataattaaataattttaaaaaaaaattattttttcttttaaaaaaaatattttttaaattttgataattttatttagatgtgaaaatatatatatatatatatatatatatatatatatatatatatatatatatatataataaaacacATATTATTAGTTTTACGTTACAATAAATAAAGAATTTTTCATGAAAACTATTTTTCATATCTAACTTATTTTTTCGCGAAATAAATGgggattgagatttgaattgttttATATAAAACAATTTGTTttatagaaaatatgaaaatatttttttaaattatatgataatattttctaaaaagaaaattaacatttttatgtgtaatgttaattattttatatgattatTTTTTGTCACTAGGAAATTATCAATATGTAATTCTCAATTCCATTCATGATTCATGAATGGAATAACTATAtcaataatgaattaattaaatgtaattctaataatttagaataaaataaaatgaaatataaatatcTTTTATCTTAATCACTATATTCAAACATAGGCTCTATTTGTTTCACAGAATAAATAATTTgtacttgaaaaatatttttcataaaaattattttctattgttTGAGATATGCCTAATATTTTATATCTTTATTCACAAAATCTACCAAGTCAAATACTGTGAAAGTTGGGAAAGTGATGTTAGAAAAATACATTCTCATCACAGAAAAACCAAAAATCACATCTGAGTTTTGAAATATTTCTTAACATTCATTAATTAGTTTAAATCCCCATCATTAGATGTTATACTGGTTAAACAACCAAATGGGTTCGCTTTAGTTGGGCTATTTGCCTTCAATTATTGGCTGTTCACTCGATTCTAGATTAATTGTGTGTttctaatcaatttttttttctgcaTCATTGATTTCTGCAATTCATGTGTTAAGATCAAGGAGATTCAATATTTTTCCGACCAAGGTcccatttttattttgtttaatagAGAATTGTCTAGCTCTTGAGGTATCCTTGTCACTGTCAATGACATATCTGAGATAGATCATAGAttgattttcagcatttttatgtcCTGTCTTTTGCTCTCCATTAATTTAGTTCTCTATGCCATACAATAAAACTATGCATTTGATCCTTTGCTTTCAAAGTTATAGAATAAAACTATGTCATTTGATCCTTTGCTTTCAAAGAAGGGTATTTTGTTACTAAGGTAACCGGAAAATTAAAACAACTAAAAACTAATATTTAAATTGAATCAGCAATAGCAAAAATAATAGTAAATTTGCATGAATATTGGCGAAAATCGTTACCAACTTGAAAAGTCAAAAGCAGAAGTGATTAACTTAAAACAATTGGTTAAAATTGATAAAGCATTGAACCATTAAGAGTTGAGACTTGTGTGAAGTTCCAACAGATTTTACCATTTAAGCTAGCAAACAAGACCAAAGCCCACAATCACATGATCTTTTTTACTATAAAAAACACAAATGGTGGGTCCTAgggataaaaatatattatattagctTAGTTTAACTTAATTAGAAACTGTTAATACTCCACATGGTGTTCCAGGAAAACTTTGATATTTCAAATCAGAGACAATTAGATTTTATCACTACAGGAATATGTTCCTATCTTGGCATCATCAGATACTTATTTAGGAAATTTTTCTTTAGCTAATCATGAATGATTTACCTAAAACTAAAACAAGAGATTTCAAGGTTAGTACAGTACTTGGTTGCAAGTggtcaaatcaatgtaggaggcTGAGATCAGATTGTAAAGAGAAACATCAACATTAAATGTGCAATGTAGAGTCTGATCCAAATGTGCAATGAAGATAAATTACTGCAGAAATAAATGATGCGAGACCCTAGAATAAGAGAAAACAGTAAAATAACACTTAAGCAGCACATCTTAAATGTGACAGGACTACTGAGTTGGTAATGTTTACTTGGTTATTACAAATGCTAAATGATAATGTGAATGAAGTTCTAGGAAATAGTAAACGATAATATGAGTGAAGTTCCCATTGTCTACATAGATTCTACATTAAAAAAATGGCAAATTATAACCAGTGATCATTTCAATAACAAATAGACAGTTACCAGGTATATAGGAAAAGGCGATTTATGTCTGCTTCAAAGCCTTGGATCTCTGGCAAATGTAGGACTTTTTGCAAGAACTTTCACTGCCTAGAATCATAAACAAAAACCCACAAATAATCATCAAGAAGAGGGAAGTGCTAAAAAAATGTTCAAGATCAAATTAGCTCACCAAATTTTTTGGCTATTGGATTAAATCATTTGTGGAATCATTAGACAAGTGATTGATCAACAACTTaaaattcttttcaatttaaTTGATGGGAACTAGAGTTCATACAAGCTCGAGACTATCCTAGTTACTGTGCAATTGAACCAAAATCCACTCATTTGCCCAAAAACATAAACCTAAACAATCGATTATGTTCTTATGCATTTAGTTACTATGAAATTGAACCAAACAGAACGGAATAGATAAACTACGCTACAAGAGAGAGATTTCTGTTCATACCTCTTGAAATTTGTTAAACAGAAAAGCCATTGCAAAATTTCAGCAGCAGAGAAAATCGTCTTCTCCGTGTTCACCACCAGGTCAATGAACTTGCCCAAGGAAATGAACTTGCCCAAGGAAATGAACTTCCCCAATTTAAAATAGCGTCCTCTTGTCGCTGGGGATGTTGGAGGCTGCGTCGAAGTAGAAGACGAGAGACAGGAATCTGAGTTGTGCAGAGATGAAAGCAGATATGACAGGGGAATCTGAGTTGAGCAGAGACGTTAGCGGTAAGGCAGCAGTGAAAATGGTACTATCCCAACGCACATCctgttaatatttttataattgactttttttttttttttaatttaccatTCACAAACTAAAACTAAATAGAAATAAGCCAAAtttatcttttatatttttttaaaatatctaatttaatttattttttcacttttatttaatttaatttttttattttaatttaaatttaaattgatttaatGCACAATTCACTCATCATTTATGACTTGGTGTATgagttattttctttttctttcttcaatatttttaatgttaattacttaattaatctttttaatgttaattaaataattataattagttaattttttatatttaactttttaatattaattaacaatatgaaaaaaataatattttatatttttaattttatttaattataattttctaattttaattaagaaaatgaaaatataaaataatattttttattttaaataattaaaattaattacaatcataatttttaattttaattaattatatgaaaataaaactattttttaccatttttcaatttaattaaataataaaaatataaaaataatatttttttcatactttcattttaattacttatattaaataatattatttttattatttaatttaattaattataaaaaaaataaagataacattttaatattaaaaaataaaaaaatattaaaaatggaAAATGCTCAATTTAGTCCCTGCACTTATTAGaaaagttcaatttagtcaatttctaatttttttatctACTTTAGCAAAAAAGTttcaatttaatatcaatttaactcaaattttaaaatttataatttaaatttcttaatttttttattaaaataaaaaattaaaaagtttaatttttttaattttgagactgaatttattgatttcttaatttaaatctaaaaattaagaagctcaatttatttattttcttaatttttgagctaaattgagtttaaattgtaACTTTTAGgctaaattaaacaaaaaattaaaaataaactaaattaaactttTCAATAAGTACAGGTGTGGAATTGAGCTGTAAtcttaaactaaattattattattcgaaaaataatattttaattaataatttatattttaaaaatttaataattttataaaatatttaaattctctatttaaattataatatataaaattttataaatattattataatatatatatttaattaattacttatataaataaattcaggtaataaattctatatatataaaaatcaaACCCTTTTTTAAATCTGAATTATTTTAAATCTGATTATATAAcatctaaatttattttattaagatttggtCTGATTAGATACTTGTAAATACCCGATAAAGTAATAGAAATCGTATTCAATGAAAAatcaaattgatttattttttaaattttgatttttcatttaattgATGTGATTTTGATTATCATTTGGGTTACCTCTGTTCGATttccatttaaaaaaaattaacttattggctaaaagaaAGCTAATCCTTAAcgataattttattcaatttttttaattttaacaaaattggtcaaaattttaaaatgtataaaattttatgttaatttccaaaaatttaaaaatttattgcaattttatccatttttttatatatatcctcttacacttcattttttttttttatctaacctTATCGATACTATTAACTACTTTCAACTTTATTAACCTTATCGATACTATTAACACTTCAACTTGTTTACCCTCATCCTTCATTAATTCACATCTTCCTAAACAGAGATAAAATAATTGTTTCTCTTAATCTTTACACTCATCCAAACAgactgtaacggcccggcccactagtgatattgtctgctctggaccgaagccctcacggttttaaaacgcgtcactaggggttacgaaccaacaacttatgaacccagcatctctcccgtgttttgtcaatgtgggatttgcctagggtgttacaatccaccccccttatgggactcagcgtcctcgctgaggtttgccccaccatcgttcaaggttgcacgcggagcagctctgataccacaaatgtaacggcccggctcactagtgatattgtccgctctggaccgaagccctcacggttttaaaacgcgtcactaggggttacgaaccaacaacttatgaacccagcatctctcccgtgttttgtcgatgtgggatttgcctagggtgttacacagaCCCTTGACCTTAGCATGAGGAACTCAATAGTACAGATAATACGAGAGGAACTCAATAgtatagataattaaaattataa
It encodes:
- the LOC131178316 gene encoding alpha carbonic anhydrase 4-like; translation: MGVFFVASIILLFHSPSINSTAFELETAANDEIPFSYIEATGRGPSKWGELDPKWRACGDGRLQSPIDIVDVNVHVFPKLGELQRDYKPANATIMSRGRDIIVQWKGYAGNININGTIYSLQHCHWHTPSEHTFNGTRYDLELHIVHANLLGQITVVGILYQYGKPDSFLSKLLLFIKSVTKQEKDLGIINPREIVFGSRKYYRYNGSLSVPPCTEGVLWTVIKKVRTVSVKQLQALKDVVDDVSFIFIVAIDKLN